A window of Hippoglossus stenolepis isolate QCI-W04-F060 chromosome 18, HSTE1.2, whole genome shotgun sequence contains these coding sequences:
- the dusp11 gene encoding RNA/RNP complex-1-interacting phosphatase → MPRGGLPDRWLDYKSVGKRLDGTRFIAFKVPLKQALNRPLPRSDVFGPWELLETLRFDNQELGLIIDLTNTTRYYNLQDMPNWLLFVKIFTRGHEIPSDTTILSFKRTVRRFLRENAENDKLIGVHCTHGLNRTGYLICRYLIDVDRMDPKHAIDLFNSSRGHDIERENYLSDLQCGPKRSNKGIDEFETEPQRGGATHRPSDAAADCYDREDRRAPCGDSWDYRSSSRGSSHRPHHRPPHDALRPDPRLQPPLFHPPPPYHQPARAAPATSMDTRSSQPSVEGTPPHRGESVPTRPTPPPTGESVPTRPTPPPTGESVPTRPTPAQRRVGSDPTNLIRGGDKASSLAPSPATPPAGATSPTERIRPLVRSHDHRTVQTDFYIFSPK, encoded by the exons ATGCCACGAGGAGGGTTACCTGACAG ATGGTTGGATTATAAATCTGTCGGTAAACGACTCGACGGGACGCGTTTCATCGCCTTCAAGGTTCCTCTCAAGCAG GCTCTGAACCGTCCACTCCCCCGCTCGGACGTGTTCGGCCCCTGGGAGCTGCTGGAGACGCTGAGGTTCGACAACCAGGAGCTGGGTCTGATCATCGATCTGACGAACACCACACGGTACTACAACCTGCAG gacATGCCCAATTGGCTGCTGTTTGTGAAGATCTTCACACGTGGTCATGAGATTCCCAGTGACACAACGATCCTGAGCTTCAAGCGCACAGTTCGCAGGTTTCTACGAGAAAACGCAGAGAACG ACAAACTGATCGGAGTCCATTGCACCCACGGCCTGAATCGCACCGGTTACCTGATCTGCAG GTATCTGATCGACGTGGACAGGATGGATCCTAAACACGCCATCGACT TGTTCAACTCGTCACGGGGTCAtgatatagagagagagaactatCTGAGCGATCTGCAGTGTGGACCGAAGAggag TAACAAGGGGATTGACGAGTTTGAGACGGAGCCACAGAGGGGAGGAGCCACGCATCGACCAAGTGACGCTGCAGCCGACTGTTACGACAGAGAGGACAGACGAGCGCCCTGTGGTGACTCCTGGGACTACAG ATCCTCTTCCAGAGGATCAAGCCACCGCCCACATCATCGCCCCCCCCACGACGCCCTGCGGCCCGATCCGAGGCTCCAACCCCCGCTGTtccaccctccacctccttaTCATCAACCGGCGCGAGCCGCCCCAGCCACATCGATGGACACCCGCTCCTCCCAGCCGTCAGTGGAGGGGACCCCCCCGCACAGAGGAGAGTCGGTTCCGACCCGACCAACCCCCCCGCCCACAGGAGAGTCGGTTCCGACCCGACCAACCCCCCCGCCCACAGGAGAGTCGGTTCCGACCCGACCAACCCCCGCTCAGAGGAGAGTCGGTTCCGACCCGACCAACCTGATCCGTGGTGGAGACAAGGCCAGCAGCCTCGCCCCGTCTCCCGCTACACCCCCCGCTGGAGCAACCAGCCCAACTGAGCGGATACGACCACTGGTCcggtcacatgatcacagaaCGGTTCAaactgatttttatattttctcgCCGAAATGA